A DNA window from Vigna angularis cultivar LongXiaoDou No.4 chromosome 1, ASM1680809v1, whole genome shotgun sequence contains the following coding sequences:
- the LOC108338026 gene encoding LIM domain-containing protein WLIM1, with protein sequence MASFAGTTQKCTACEKKVYWVEQLTADNKVYHKSCFRCHHCKGTLKLGNYCSFEGVLYCKPHFDQLFKMTGSLDKSFEGIPRIARVERSADQVQNNKVSRLFSGTQEKCVVCKKTVYPIEKVAVDGKSYHKSCFRCTHGGCVISPSNYVAHEHLLYCRHHHTQLFKQKGNFSQLVKHENLQLTTQNTTQHPTNGTATSPHDSS encoded by the exons ATGGCATCATTTGCAGGCACCACCCAGAAGTGCACAGCTTGTGAAAAGAAAGTGTATTGGGTGGAACAGCTTACTGCTGACAACAAGGTGTACCATAAATCGTGTTTCAGATGCCACCACTGCAAGGGCACCCTCAAG CTGGGTAACTATTGTTCCTTTGAGGGTGTCCTATACTGTAAGCCCCATTTTGATCAACTGTTTAAGATGACTGGAAGCTTGGACAAAAGTTTTGAAG GTATTCCAAGAATTGCCAGAGTTGAAAGATCTGCTGATCAG GTCCAAAACAACAAGGTTTCAAGATTGTTTTCTGGAACTCAGGAAAAGTGTGTTGTTTGCAAGAAAACAGTGTACCCAATTGAAAAG GTGGCTGTTGATGGGAAATCTTACCACAAGTCTTGTTTCAGATGCACCCATGGTGGTTGTGTAATTAGCCCTTCAAATTATGTTGCCCATGAACATCTTCTCTATTGCAGACATCACCATACTCAGCTCTTCAAGCAAAAGGGTAACTTCAGTCAATTAGTGAAGCATGAAAATCTTCAACTCACCACTCAAAACACCACACAACATCCAACTAATGGCACTGCAACTTCACCTCATGACTCTTCTTAG
- the LOC108332769 gene encoding uncharacterized protein LOC108332769: protein MGNCQAVDTATLVIQQPNGKVERLYWPVSASEVMKTNPDHYVALLISTTLCTSKDNQNCQIKIENNNPNTTNPVRLTRIKLLKPTDTLMLGQVYRLISAQEVMKGLWAKKQAKLKRNLPESAQKPNLTKERTDKSARRSEPEDNLETKGERQGSRTASSNNASGATAKSRTWQPSLQSISEATS from the exons ATGGGAAACTGTCAAGCCGTTGACACTGCAACTTTAGTCATACAACAACCCAATGGGAAAGTGGAAAGGTTGTATTGGCCTGTGAGTGCTAGTGAAGTCATGAAGACCAACCCTGATCACTATGTTGCTCTTCTTATCTCCACCACATTGTGCACATCCAAGGACAATCAAAATTGCCAAATTAAGATTGAAAACAACAACCCCAACACCACCAACCCTGTTCGTCTCACCCGCATCAAGCTTCTCAAGCCAACAGATACCCTTATGCTTGGCCAAGTTTATAGACTAATCTCAGCTCAAG AGGTTATGAAGGGTCTTTGGGCAAAGAAACAAGCAAAGCTGAAGAGAAACTTGCCAGAATCAGCACAAAAGCCAAATCTGACCAAGGAAAGGACAGACAAATCAGCAAGAAGGTCTGAGCCGGAGGACAACCTG GAAACGAAAGGTGAAAGACAGGGGTCAAGGACAGCATCAAGTAATAATGCTTCTGGTGCCACAGCTAAGTCAAGAACATGGCAACCCTCTTTACAAAGCATCTCAGAGGCAACCAGCTGA
- the LOC108320483 gene encoding nucleobase-ascorbate transporter 6 produces MAGGGGAPAPKIDEPQPHPPKDQLPNVSYCITSPPPWPEAILLGFQHYIVMLGTTVLIPTALVPQMGGGNEEKAKVIQTLLFVAGINTLLQTLFGTRLPAVIGGSYAYVATTISIIRDSRYSDEPDPTEQFKRIMRATQGALIVASTLQIVLGFSGLWRNVARFLSPLSAVPLVSLVGFGLYELGFPGVAKCIEIGLPQLILLVFVSQFVPHVLHAGKHVFERFTVLFTIAIVWLYAYLLTVGGAYNHAAPKTQGTCRTDRAGLIESAPWIHVPYPFQWGAPTFDAGQAFAMMMASFVSLVESSGAFIAVYRYASATPLPPSILSRGIGWQGVAILLSGLFGTGNGSSVSVENAGLLALTRVGSRRVVQISAGFMIFFSILGKFGAVFASIPPSIVAALYCLFFAYVGAGGLSFLQFCNLNSFRTIFILGFSIFIGLSVSQYFNEYTAINGYGPVHTKARWFNDIINVPFQSKAFVAGCMAYFLDNTIHKKEGAIRKDRGKHWWDKYRSFKTDTRSEEFYSLPFNLNKYFPSV; encoded by the exons ATGGCAGGAGGTGGGGGAGCTCCGGCGCCTAAGATTGATGAGCCACAACCACATCCACCGAAGGATCAGCTTCCAAATGTTTCCTACTGCATTACCAGTCCTCCTCCATGGC CTGAGGCCATACTTCTTGGGTTTCAACATTATATTGTGATGCTCGGTACAACTGTGCTAATTCCCACTGCTCTTGTTCCCCAGATGGGAGGTGGCAAT GAGGAGAAGGCAAAAGTTATTCAAACTCTACTCTTTGTAGCTGGAATTAACACATTGCTGCAGACTCTGTTTGGAACTCGATTGCCTGCAGTAATTGGAGGGTCTTATGCTTATGTTGCAACAACCATCTCTATTATTCGTGATAGCCGTTACAGTGATGAGCCAGATCCCACAGAG CAATTCAAGAGGATAATGCGGGCAACCCAAGGTGCTCTTATTGTTGCATCAACTCTTCAAATAGTACTAGGTTTTAGTGGGCTTTGGCGTAATGTTGCAAG gTTCTTGAGTCCACTTTCAGCAGTTCCTTTGGTATCTCTTGTTGGTTTTGGGCTTTACGAGCTCGGCTTTCCTGGG GTTGCTAAATGTATAGAGATTGGACTGCCGCAGCTCATATTGCTAGTATTTGTTTCACAG TTTGTACCACATGTTCTACATGCAGGAAAACATGTCTTCGAACGGTTCACTGTTTTATTTACAATTGCAATTGTGTGGCTATATGCCTATCTGCTCACTGTTGGAGGGGCTTACAATCATGCTGCCCCTAAAACACAAGGAACTTGCCGTACTGATCGTGCTGGTTTAATAGAATCTGCCCCATG GATACATGTTCCATATCCATTTCAATGGGGAGCCCCTACATTTGATGCAGGTCAAGCATTTGCCATGATGATGGCATCCTTTGTTTCCCTCGTAGAG TCCAGTGGTGCTTTTATTGCTGTCTATCGGTATGCAAGTGCAACACCTTTACCACCATCTATTCTTAGTCGCGGAATCGGTTGGCAG GGAGTTGCCATTTTGTTATCGGGATTGTTTGGAACGGGAAATGGATCCTCTGTATCAGT AGAAAACGCTGGTCTTTTGGCTTTAACACGAGTAGGCAGCCGAAGGGTGGTGCAGATATCGGCTGgttttatgattttcttttcaattcttG GTAAATTTGGAGCTGTTTTTGCGTCCATTCCACCTTCTATTGTTGCTGCACTGTACTGCTTGTTCTTCGCTTATGTTG GAGCGGGAGGTCTAAGTTTTCTTCAATTCTGCAACCTCAACAGTTTTAGAACAATTTTTATACTAGGCTTCTCCATCTTCATTGGTCTGTCTGTGTCACAGTACTTCAATGAATACACAGCAATTAATGGTTATGGTCCAGTTCACACCAAAGCAAGATGG TTCAATGATATAATCAATGTCCCATTTCAATCAAAAGCATTTGTTGCGGGTTGCATGGCGTATTTCCTTGATAACACAATACATAAGAAGGAGGGTGCTATTCGGAAAGACAGAGGAAAACATTGGTGGGACAAGTACCGCTCCTTCAAGACTGACACAAGAAGTGAGGAGTTTTATTCACTGCCTTTCAacctaaacaaatacttcccatcTGTGTAA